From Rhodamnia argentea isolate NSW1041297 chromosome 10, ASM2092103v1, whole genome shotgun sequence, a single genomic window includes:
- the LOC115726668 gene encoding sucrose-phosphatase 1-like isoform X2 has translation MERLSSPAKLMIVSDLDYTMSETEQRPHKVSFYVDKSKAQDVTKKLSELLTKQGLDVKIIYSGGMDLDILPQGAGKGQALAYLLKKFKAEGKLPTNTLVCGDSGNDAELFSIPDVYGVMVSNAQEELLLWHAENAKDNPKIIHAKERCASGIIQAIGHFGLGPNTSPRDETDLSGFEKGNLSPSGEVVRFYLLHEIWRRGEIENSENYVTSLEAVCQLPGIFIHPSGVEQSFRECISALKGNHGDQQGKQYRVWVDQVFPTKIGSDTWLVKFQKWEMHGEEQQSCLCSAVLVAKDANGSDGWTWLHLHQTWSSVAGAKDHLTWLL, from the exons ATGGAGCGGCTCAGTTCTCCAGCGAAGCTCATGATAGTATCAGATCTTGATTATACAATG TCAGAAACAGAACAAAGACCACACAAGGTTAGCTTCTACGTTGACAAAAGCAAGGCTCAGGATGTGACAAAGAAACTTTCAGAGCTTTTGACAAAACAAGGG TTGGACGTCAAAATTATCTACAGTGGAGGAATGGATTTGGACATATTACCACAAGGTGCTGGGAAAGGACAAGCTCTTGCATACTTgttaaaaaagtttaaggcaGAAGGAAAGCTTCCTACTAATACCCTTGTTTGTGGTGATTCTGGAAACGATGCTGAACTGTTCAGCATTCCAGATGTGTATGGTGTCATG GTGAGCAATGCTCAAGAAGAATTGTTGCTGTGGCATGCTGAAAATGCCAAAGACAACCCTAAAATCATTCATGCCAAAGAAAGGTGTGCTTCTGGGATCATTCAGGCCATTGGTCATTTTGGACTCGGTCCAAATACCTCTCCAAGGGATGAGACAGACCTTTCAGGCTTTGAAAAGGGAAATCTCAGTCCCAGTGGTGAAGTAGTGAGATTTTACTTGCTACATGAAATATGGAGACGTGGAGAGATTGAGAACTCTGAGAATTACGTCACATCTCTGGAAGCAGTTTGT CAATTACCTGGGATTTTTATCCATCCATCTGGTGTTGAGCAGTCTTTTCGTGAATGCATAAGTGCACTGAAGGGGAACCATGGAGACCAACAGGGGAAacaatatcgagtttgggtagATCAAGTATTTCCTACGAAGATCGGTTCGGACACCTGGCTAGTGAAGTTTCAAAAGTGGGAGATGCATG GTGAGGAGCAGCAGAGTTGCTTGTGCTCTGCCGTATTGGTTGCAAAG GATGCTAATGGTTCGGATGGATGGACATGGCTACATTTGCATCAGACATGGTCATCGGTAGCAGGAGCAAAAGATCATCTGACCTGGCTTTTGTGA
- the LOC115726668 gene encoding sucrose-phosphatase 1-like isoform X1 translates to MERLSSPAKLMIVSDLDYTMVDHHDPENISLLRFNALWESSYRHDSLLVFSTGRSPTLYKQLRKEKPMLTPDITIMSVGTEITYGNLMVPDGGWEEILNQKWDRNIVVEETSKFPELTLQSETEQRPHKVSFYVDKSKAQDVTKKLSELLTKQGLDVKIIYSGGMDLDILPQGAGKGQALAYLLKKFKAEGKLPTNTLVCGDSGNDAELFSIPDVYGVMVSNAQEELLLWHAENAKDNPKIIHAKERCASGIIQAIGHFGLGPNTSPRDETDLSGFEKGNLSPSGEVVRFYLLHEIWRRGEIENSENYVTSLEAVCQLPGIFIHPSGVEQSFRECISALKGNHGDQQGKQYRVWVDQVFPTKIGSDTWLVKFQKWEMHGEEQQSCLCSAVLVAKDANGSDGWTWLHLHQTWSSVAGAKDHLTWLL, encoded by the exons ATGGAGCGGCTCAGTTCTCCAGCGAAGCTCATGATAGTATCAGATCTTGATTATACAATG GTTGACCACCATGACCCTGAGAACATCTCCCTGCTCCGATTCAATGCTTTATGGGAATCCAGCTACCGTCATGATTCCCTCTTAGTTTTCTCAACTGGAAGGTCGCCCACCCTATATAAACAGCTGAGAAAAGAGAAGCCCATGTTAACTCCAGACATAACCATAATGTCTGTTGGGACTGAGATAACCTATGGTAACTTGATGGTTCCAGATGGTGGTTGGGAAGAGATTTTAAATCAGAAATGGGACCGAAATATTGTAGTAGAGGAAACAAGCAAGTTTCCTGAACTTACTCTTCAG TCAGAAACAGAACAAAGACCACACAAGGTTAGCTTCTACGTTGACAAAAGCAAGGCTCAGGATGTGACAAAGAAACTTTCAGAGCTTTTGACAAAACAAGGG TTGGACGTCAAAATTATCTACAGTGGAGGAATGGATTTGGACATATTACCACAAGGTGCTGGGAAAGGACAAGCTCTTGCATACTTgttaaaaaagtttaaggcaGAAGGAAAGCTTCCTACTAATACCCTTGTTTGTGGTGATTCTGGAAACGATGCTGAACTGTTCAGCATTCCAGATGTGTATGGTGTCATG GTGAGCAATGCTCAAGAAGAATTGTTGCTGTGGCATGCTGAAAATGCCAAAGACAACCCTAAAATCATTCATGCCAAAGAAAGGTGTGCTTCTGGGATCATTCAGGCCATTGGTCATTTTGGACTCGGTCCAAATACCTCTCCAAGGGATGAGACAGACCTTTCAGGCTTTGAAAAGGGAAATCTCAGTCCCAGTGGTGAAGTAGTGAGATTTTACTTGCTACATGAAATATGGAGACGTGGAGAGATTGAGAACTCTGAGAATTACGTCACATCTCTGGAAGCAGTTTGT CAATTACCTGGGATTTTTATCCATCCATCTGGTGTTGAGCAGTCTTTTCGTGAATGCATAAGTGCACTGAAGGGGAACCATGGAGACCAACAGGGGAAacaatatcgagtttgggtagATCAAGTATTTCCTACGAAGATCGGTTCGGACACCTGGCTAGTGAAGTTTCAAAAGTGGGAGATGCATG GTGAGGAGCAGCAGAGTTGCTTGTGCTCTGCCGTATTGGTTGCAAAG GATGCTAATGGTTCGGATGGATGGACATGGCTACATTTGCATCAGACATGGTCATCGGTAGCAGGAGCAAAAGATCATCTGACCTGGCTTTTGTGA